The Drechmeria coniospora strain ARSEF 6962 chromosome 02, whole genome shotgun sequence genome has a segment encoding these proteins:
- a CDS encoding golgi mannosyltransferase complex subunit produces MATELANPPSKNAADVPALRFLSKHQIAPPPPPNDRVAPVITIAFATATIAHLYEDDGELPFYLITRLATTIPEVPHRPSQRASRTTPLPVRPTRRRARLQLFPRGQLPPTSSLPSRASLGENSSVSLYRQGVSGEGKKITLLRACMRRRSLLVHFRLLPLRRYYIILLPARPDASDGRREFDSSSEPESSTLCSVALPPSRFDTDLEQTKRLSNDRTFPQRRRARPPFNLASPKQSEGSSSSFSDRPSPQHHRRRSSVGSPSLSDLQAASFLESKPKPANQVSLSPVIGTPAGPMSLSRSPSPVPGGGWASPGLNLSNSGRNSPTIVSGGPIQWASSTKMRRQGGANGYPSFSTHNQGFFSRNMRRLSSSLPLFYSSYDDSHDDEKDKVGHGRRWPGQNLPLVGRIRSVIGRMGRKLKIRLLIGFVIFMCIYIFYHSPLVYHYRRASWGGGGEKFVIILAANVGGGVMEWKGAREWAIERDSVRNKRNYVKRWGYDLEIVDMKTRKKYAHEWRESWEKVDYMRLAMRKYPKAEWFWWLDLNTIVMEPFYSLQSHLFDHLDDKVYRDINEYNPLNLTHPFRDHYLDADARSPVGDGDINSVNLLLSQDCSGFNLGSFFMRRSAWSERLLDMWWDPVAYEQKHMAWEHKEQDALEQMYESYPWVRQHTGFLPQRSINSFPTAACGDGSGKNHTRYHYSQEDRDFVVNMAGCEWGRDCWGEMYQYRQFSYWLNRNPWERFKEDLIAVIWFKLTGQVVKL; encoded by the exons ATGGCCACCGAGCTCGCCAACCCGCCTAGTAAGAACGCGGCCGATG TGCCAGCTCTCCGTTTCCTCTCCAAACACCAAAttgctccccccccccccccaaacgACCGAGTCGCACCTGTCATCACCATCGCTTTCGCCACCGCCACCATTGCCCATCtgtacgaggacgacggcgagctgccTTTCTACCTAATTACTCGACTCGCAACGACAATTCCTGAGGTGCCGCACCGACCCAGCCAGCGAGCCAGTCGAACGACTCCGCTCCCCGTCCGTCCCACCAGACGGCGCGCACGTCTCCAGCTTTTCCCGAGAGGCCAGCTTCCGCCCACGTCCTCTCTCCCGTCCCGTGCGAGCCTTGGAGAGAACTCGTCCGTCTCCCTTTACCGACAAGGAGTGTCCGGAGAGGGAAAAAAAATAACATTGCTACGCGCATGCATGCGACGACGGtcactacttgtacatttcCGACTCCTACCCCTCCGCAGATACTACATCATCCTGCTGCCAGCTCGGCCCGACGCCTCCGACGGTCGCCGCGAGTTCGATTCCTCGTCCGAGCCCGAGTCGTCCACCCTGTGCTCCGTCGcgctccctccctctcggTTCGACACCGACCTCGAGCAAACCAAGCGCCTGTCCAACGACCGGAC ATTTCCTCAGCGTCGCCGAGCGCGACCACCGTTCAATCTGGCGTCCCCAAAGCAGAGCGAAGGCTCTTCGAGCTCCTTCAGCGACCGGCCTTCCCCCCAACACCACAGGAGGCGATCCTCGGTCGGCTCGCCCTCCCTGAGCGACCTGCAAGCCGCCAGCTTCCTCGagtcgaagccgaagccggccaACCAGGTGTCGCTCTCGCCCGTCATCG GTACGCCGGCCGGTCCCATGTCCCTGTCTCGCAGCCCATCGCCGGttcccggcggcggctgggccAGCCCCGGCCTCAACCTCAGCAACAGCGGCAGGAACAGCCCGACCATCGTCAGCGGCGGTCCCATCCAGTGGGCGTCATCGACCAAGATGCGCCGTCAGGGGGGCGCCAACGGCTACCCGTCCTTTTCCACCCACAACCAGGGCTTCTTCTCCCGCAACATGCGTCGCCTGTCCAGCAGCCTACCGCTCTTCTACTCGAGCTACGACGAttcccacgacgacgagaaggacAAGGTCGGCCACGGCAGACGATGGCCGGGCCAGAATCTCCCCTTGGTCGGTAGGATACGATCCGTCATCGGTCGCATGGGACGCAAGCTCAAGATACGGCTGCTCATCGGCTTCGTCATCTTCATGTGCATATACATATTTTATCATTCCC CGTTGGTTTATCACTACCGACGAGCGTCgtggggcggcggcggcgaaaaGTTCGTCATCATCTTGGCCGCCAACGTCGGCGGAGGCGTCATGGAGTGGAAGGGCGCTCGCGAGTGGGCCATCGAGCGGGACAGCGTGCGAAACAAGAGAAATTACGTCAAGAGATGGGGGTACGATCTGGAGATTGTCGACATGAAGACGAGAAAGAAGTACGCGCACGAATGGCGTGAGAGCTGGGAAAAGGTCGACTACATGAGGCTCGCCATGAGGAAGTACCCCAAGGCAGAATG GTTCTGGTGGCTCGACCTGAACACGATCGTCATGGAGCCGTTCTACTCGCTGCAGAGCCACCTCTTCGACCATCTCGACGACAAGGTGTACCGGGACATCAACGAGTACAACCCGCTCAACTTGACGCATCCCTTCCGGGACCactacctcgacgccgatgcccgAAGTCCCGTGGGCGACGGGGACATCAACTCGGTCAACTTGCTGCTCTCGCAGGACTGCTCGGGATTCAACCTGGGCTCCTTCTTCATGCGCCGGAGCGCCTGGTCGGAGCGCCTCTTGGATATGTGGTGGGACCCGGTTGCGTACGAGCAGAAGCACATGGCGTGGGAGCACAAGGAACAGGATGCCCTCGAGCAGATGTACGAGAGCTACCCGTGGGTCAGGCAGCACACGGGCTTCCTGCCGCAGCGCAGCATCAACAGCTtcccgacggccgcctgcggcgacggctcgggcAAGAACCACACGCGGTACCACTACAGCCAGGAAGACCGCGACTTTGTCGTCAACATGGCGGGCTGCGAATGGGGTCGCGACTGCTGGGGCGAGATGTACCAATACCGACAGTTCAGCTATTGGCTGAACCGGAACCCATGGGAACGTTTCAAGGAGGAtctcatcgccgtcatctGGTTCAAGCTCACGGGCCAGGTTGTCAAGCTGTGA
- a CDS encoding GNS1/SUR4 family protein — translation MSAGDLGIMGTLPEASLFTFPPTQVPAPLPPAATPLSLMRPFNIPHVLFSAALDPKVPLTIAALYAISAKAFNKYNRSRNKTPWAVSKTRAFSIFVVLHNVFLALYSAWTFWGMLGGMRRSIVSPGGPGGLAATVDSFCRIHGPPGLGRSVHYNETSGRWDSADTTVLADALDAAGPRSSQMGRMWTEGLAYYGWIFYLSKFYEVLDTFIILAKGKYSSTLQTYHHAGAMMCMWAGMRYMSAPIWMFVLVNSFIHALMYTYYTLTAFSIKVPMAIKRTLTTMQITQFLVGASYAMAHSFVTYIVPVTVTRVVPASVPEPAVLADPVIPHTGGTFDALKRLIFGAPSPSMAAPAATVMAEPVIITETAYMEQPCIGTAGETFAIWLNVLYLAPLTYLFVSFFIASYVKRSNAAQKAVGKPRHSESNVAMAEKAGWDAARSMEREVYGGESMSDENGKHSTVANGVSKKATGKAKGSSHGAKGSH, via the exons ATGTCTGCCGGCGACCTTGGCATCATGGGCACCCTGCCCGAAGCCAGCCTCTTCACCTTCCCCCCCACCCAAGTGCCCGCGCCTCTGCCTCCGGCCGCGACACCACTCTCCCTGATGCGCCCCTTCAACATCCCCCACGtgctcttctccgccgccctcgaccccAAGGTCCCCTTgaccatcgccgccctctACGCCATCAGCGCCAAGGCCTTCAACAAGTACAACCGCTCCCGGAACAAGACGCCGTGGGCCGTCAGCAAGACGCGCGCCTTTTCCATCTTTGTCGTGCTGCACAACGTCTTCCTAGCCCTCTACTCGGCTTGGACCTTCTGGGGCATGCTGGGCGGCATGCGTCGCAGCATCGTGAGCCCCGGCGGCCCCGGCGGCCTGGCCGCCACGGTCGATAGCTTCTGCCGCATTCACGGTCCGCCCGGGCTCGGCCGCTCCGTCCACTACAATGAGACGTCGGGCCGATGGGACAGCGCCGACACGACGGTCCTTGCCGACGCCTTGGATGCCGCCGGCCCGAGGAGCTCGCAGATGGGCCGCATGTGGACCGAGGGGCTGGCTTACTACGGATGGATCTTCTACCTCAGCAAGTTCTACGAGGTTCTCGACACCTTCATCATTCTCGCCAAGGGCAAGTACAGCTCGACGCTTCAGACGTACCACCACGCCGGCGCCATGATGTGCATGTGGGCCGGCATGCGCTACATGTCGGCGCCCATCTGGATGTTTGTCCTCGTAAACTCCTTCATCCATGCCTTGATG tacacctactacaCCTTGACCGCCTTCTCCATCAAGGTCCCCATGGCCATCAAGCGCACCCTCACGACGATGCAGATCACCCagttcctcgtcggcgcctcgtACGCCATGGCCCACTCCTTCGTCACGTACATCGTACCCGTCACCGTAACACGCGTCGTGCCCGCATCCGTCcccgagccggccgtccTCGCGGACCCGGTCATCCCCCACACGGGCGGCACATTCGACGCCCTGAAAAGGCTCATCTTCGGCGCTCCGAGCCCGAGCATGGCGGCCCCCGCTGCCACGGTCATGGCGGAGCCCGTCATCATCACCGAGACGGCGTACATGGAGCAGCCGTGCatcggcaccgccggcgaAACATTTGCCATCTGGCtcaacgtactgtacctcGCCCCGTTGACGTACCTCTTCGTAAGCTTCTTCATCGCTAGCTATGTGAAGCGCAGCAATGCGGCTCAGAAAGCCGTCGGCAAGCCCAGGCATAGCGAGAGCaacgtggccatggccgagaaGGCCGGCTGGGACGCCGCTCGCAGCATGGAGAGGGAAGTCTACGGTGGCGAGAGCATGAGTGACGAAAACGGCAAGCACAGCACCGTCGCCAACGGCGTGTCCAAGAAGGCCACAGGCAAGGCCAAGGGCTCCTCCCACGGAGCTAAGGGCTCCCACTGA
- a CDS encoding tryptophanyl-tRNA synthetase, with product MASAPSQSAEPPSTVGQDGTAPPASSTKQDINPWSVSGEVGEDGKVKAIDYRKLVQEFGTNLIDDALLERFERVTGHKPHRFMRRQIVFSHRDLSVILDRYEKNEPFYLYTGRGPSSDSMHIGHTQVFDFVKWLQDVLDAPLIIMLTDDEKYLFSEKRTVEEVMGYTRTNVMDIIAVGFDAEKTFIFSDFDFVGGAFYKNIVRFAKRVTYNTVRAIFGFDGSANIGKVHFASIQGATAFASSFPHIFGPDESKTASIPCLIPCAIDQDPYFRLTRDCAAGLHLAKPSLIHMRFLDALQGPGSKMSASDDTSAIFLNDTAKQIKNKINKHAFSGGRETVEEHRELGGNADVDVSYQYLQFFLEDDEELKRIKEDYNSGKLLTGELKAMCIEHLQKYVSGFQERRSKVTDAVVDEFMTARPLKWNGNPKVPRADLVVPVVAAGDADADGAATAAGADGKMSKSQMKKLLKEQQIAAKKAEKDKAKAATKAASSGGA from the exons ATGGCTTCCGCTCCCTCCCAAAGCGCCGAACCTCCTTCGACGGTGGGGCAAGATGGCACCGCTCCGCCGGCGTCTTCCACCAAGCAGGATATCAACCCTTGGTCCGTCTCGGGCGAGgtgggcgaggacggcaaggtcAAGGCAATCGACTATCGAAAACTGGTGCAGGAATTTGGTACCAATCTCATCGACGATGCGCTGCTGGAGCGGTTCGAGCGGGTGACGGGCCACAAACCACACAGATTCATGCGACGGCAGATCGTCTTCAGCCACAGGGACCTGTCCGTCATCCTGGATCGGTACGAGAAG AACGAGCCTTTCTACCTGTACACCGGACGCGGACCCAGCAGCGACAGCATGCATATTGGACACACGCAAGTGTTTGACTTTGTCAA ATGGTTGCAAGATGTCTTGGATGCTCCCCTGATCATTATGCTGACGGATG ATGAGAAATATCTGTTCTCGGAAAAGAGAACGGTCGAGGAGGTCATGGGATACACGCGAACCAACGTGATGGACATCATCGCCGTTGGCTTCGACGCCGAGAAAACCTTCATCTTCTCCGACTTCGACtttgtcggcggcgccttTTACAAGAATATTGTGCGATTCGCCAAGAGAGTCACGTACAACACGGTCAGGGCCATTttcggcttcgacggcagCGCAAACATTGGCAAGGTTCACTTTGCCAGCATCCAGGGCGCGACGGCATTTGCCTCGTCGTTTCCTCACATTTTCGGGCCCGACGAGTCCAAGACGGCCTCGATACCGTGCTTGATCCCGTGCGCCATCGACCAGGATCCCTACTTTCGTTTGACGAGAGACTGCGCTGCCGGCTTGCATTTGGCGAAGCCGTCCCTGATCCACATGCGATTCCTGGACGCACTTCAAGGCCCCGGTTCCAAGATGTCGGCCAGCGACGACACGTCGGCCATTTTCCTCAACGACACGGCGAAGCAGATCAAGAACAAGATCAACAA GCATGCTTTCTCGGGCGGGCGAgagacggtcgaggagcACCGCGAGCTGGGTGgcaacgccgacgtcgacgtgtcGTACCAATACTTGCAGTTcttcctcgaggacgacgaggagctgaaGCGAATCAAGGAAGACTACAACAGCGGCAAGCTGTTGACGGGCGAG CTCAAGGCGATGTGCATCGAGCATCTGCAGAAATACGTCTCCGGATTCCAAGAGAGGCGGTCCAAGGTGACGGATGCCGTTGTCGACGAGTTCATGACGGCTCGTCCGTTGAAGTGGAACGGAAACCCCAAAGTTCCGCGGGCGGACCTTGTTGTCccggtcgtcgccgctggggacgccgacgcggatggcgcggcgacggcggcgggagcggaTGGCAAGATGTCGAAAAGCCAGATGAAGAAGCTGCTCAAGGAGCAGCAGATTGCTGCCAAGAAGGCGGAGAAGGACAAGGCGAaagcggcgacgaaggcTGCCTCGAGCGGGGGCGCATGA
- a CDS encoding UPF0023 family protein: protein MSRQINQPSNQIKLTNVSLVRLKKGKKRFEIACYKNKVLEWRSGIDTDLDNVLQIPNIFINVSKGQTADKESIEKAFGKDKSTNDVILEILKKGELQVGEKERAAQLDRVHNEVIGIVASKLVDPRTKRIYTFGMIEKALDMLSSQAHSNADKSHPASGAGTPITGDDAGAKPRAKESTWTGVVTTKSAKSQALEAMKALIAVQPIPVARARMRLRISCATSVLKQAVKPSAAGQRGAQEEDGEQKAPGTVKDMILSYVEQVESQDVVGSEWEVIGFVEPGAFKALSGFIANETKGQGRVEVLDMAVTHED, encoded by the coding sequence ATGTCTCGTCAAATCAACCAGCCGTCCAACCAGATCAAGCTCACAAACGTTTCGCTCGTGCGTCTGAAGAAGGGCAAGAAGCGGTTCGAAATCGCCTGCTACAAGAACAAAGTCCTCGAGTGGCGCTCCGGCATCGATACCGACCTCGACAACGTTCTACAGATCCCCAACATATTCATCAATGTCTCCAAGGGCCAAACGGCGGACAAGGAAAGCATCGAGAAGGCTTTTGGCAAGGACAAATCGACCAACGACGTGATCCTCGAAATTCTGAAAAAGGGCGAGCTCCAGGTGGGCGAAAAGGAGCGCGCGGCGCAGCTCGATCGCGTGCACAACGAGGTCATAGGCATTGTCGCGAGCAAGCTTGTCGATCCGCGGACCAAGAGAATCTACACCTTCGGCATGATCGAAAAAGCGCTCGACATGCTGAGCTCGCAGGCCCACAGCAACGCGGACAAGAGCCATCCGGCGAGCGGCGCCGGAACGCCGAtcacgggcgacgacgcgggcgCGAAACCGCGAGCCAAGGAGAGCACCTGGACCGGTGTGGTGACAACCAAGAGCGCCAAGAGCCAGGCCCTCGAGGCGATGAAGgccctcatcgccgtccaGCCAATTCCCGTCGCTCGCGCAAGAATGCGGCTACGAATTTCGTGCGCCACCAGCGTCCTCAAGCAGGCCGTGAAGCCTTCAGCCGCCGGCCAACGAGGCGCTCAAGAAGAGGACGGAGAGCAAAAGGCGCCGGGTACCGTCAAGGACATGATATTGAGCTACGTAGAGCAGGTCGAGAGCCAAGATGTGGTGGGCTCAGAGTGGGAAGTGATTGGCTTTGTCGAACCCGGCGCCTTCAAGGCCTTGTCCGGCTTCATTGCCAACGAAACAAAAGGTCAGGGACGTGTAGAGGTGCTAGACATGGCCGTCACGCATGAAGACTAA
- a CDS encoding carboxypeptidase Y precursor: MRLSTPALVLGAASSVSCFQNQKVLGGDSSRAAGNVKNWKGSHAHLDFDSWAKPLKHVFGDVTKEAKALWEEVAMVAPEAVEAFKKQSMGPKAKKHSRIADDKWDHVVKGADVEALRVMGADGESRRKIGGKLDNYSLRAKKVDPSKLGVDKVKQYSGYLDDDEQDKHLFYWFFESRNDPANDPVVLWLNGGPGCSSLTGLFLELGPATINKKIEVVHNPHSWNANASVIFLDQPVNVGFSYGGGSVSNTVAAGKDVYALLTLFFHQFPEYAKQDFHMAGESYGGHYVPVFSAEILSHKDRNINLKSILVGNGLTDGFTQYEYYRPMACGEGGYPAVVSESECLAMDKALPRCQSMIKSCYESESVWTCVPASIYCNSAIMGPYQRTGRNVYDVRADCEDDGNLCYSALGWISEWLNRPEVMEALGVEVSSYDSCNFDINRNFLMQGDWMKPYFRVVPKLLEQLPVLIYAGDADFICNWLGNRAWTNALEWPGQKAFSEATTHKLQMSSGKGSKAYGKVKTANNLTFMQIFQAGHMTPMDQPEASLDFFNRWLGGEWTV, encoded by the exons ATGCGGCTGTCCACtcccgccctcgtcctggGCGCCGCTTCGTCGGTCTCATGCTTCCAGAATCAAAAGGTGCTCGGTGGCGACTCGTCCAGGGCGGCCGGCAACGTCAAGAACTGGAAGGGCTCCCACGCCCATCTCGACTTTGACTCGTGGGCCAAGCCGTTGAAGCATGTCTTCGGCGACGTCAccaaggaggccaaggctcTCTGGGAGGAGGTGGCCATGGTCgcgcccgaggccgtcgaggccttcaAGAAGCAGTCGATGGGCcccaaggccaagaagcactcgcgcatcgccgacgacaagTGGGATCACGTCGTCaagggcgccgacgtcgaggccctgCGGGTGatgggcgccgacggcgagagccGGCGCAAGATCGGCGGCAAGCTCGACAACTACAGCCTGCGCGCCAAAAAGGTTGACCCCTccaagctcggcgtcgacaaggtGAAGCAGTACAGCGgctacctcgacgacgacgagcaggacaAGCACCTGTTCTACT GGTTCTTCGAGTCTCGCAACGACCCGGCCAACGACCCCGTCGTCCTCTGGCTCAACGGCGGTCCCGGCTGCTCCTCCCTCAccggcctcttcctcgagctcggcccgGCGACAATCAACAAGAAGATCGAGGTGGTGCACAACCCGCACTCGTGGAACGCCAACGCGTCCGTCATCTTCCTCGACCAGCCCGTCAACGTCGGCTTCTCGTACGGCGGCGGATCCGTCAGCAACACGGTGGCGGCCGGCAAGGACGTCTACGCCCTCCTGACTCTCTTCTTCCACCAGTTCCCTGAGTACGCGAAGCAGGACTTCCACATGGCCGGCGAGTCGTACGGCGGCCACTACGTGCCCGTCTTCTCGGCCGAGATCCTGTCGCACAAGGACCGCAACATCAACCTCAAgagcatcctcgtcggcaacggcCTGACCGACGGCTTCACccagtacgagtactaccGCCCCATGGCctgcggcgagggcggctaCCCCGCCGTCGTGAGCGAGAGCGAGTGCCTGGCCATGGACAAGGCGCTGCCCCGCTGCCAGTCGATGATCAAGTCGTGCTACGAGTCGGAGAGCGTGTGGACGTGCGTGCCCGCCAGCATCTACTGCAACAGCGCCATCATGGGCCCCTACCAGCGCACAGGCCGCAACGTGTACGACGTGCGGGCCGActgcgaggacgacggcaaccTCTGCTACTCGGCCCTCGGCTGGATCTCGGAGTGGCTGAACCGGCCCGAGGTCATGGAggcgctcggcgtcgaggtcagCAGCTACGACAGCTGCAACTTTGACATCAACCGCAACTTCCTGATGCAGGGCGACTGGATGAAGCCCTACTTCCGCGTCGTGCCCAAGCTTCTCGAGCAGCTGCCCGTCCTCATctacgccggcgacgccgacttcATCTGCAACTGGCTCGGCAACCGCGCCTGGACCAACGCACTCGAGTGGCCCGGCCAGAAGGCCTTTtccgaggcgacgacgcacaAGCTCCAGATGAGCTCGGGCAAGGGCAGCAAGGCCTACGGCAAGGTCAAGACGGCCAACAACCTCACCTTTATGCAGATTTTCCAGGCCGGTCACATGACGCCCATGGACCAACCCGAGGCCTCGCTCGACTTTTTCAACCGCTGGCTCGGTGGAGAGTGGACGGTATGA
- a CDS encoding putative RPS18A-ribosomal protein S18.e.c4, translating to MSLVSGEKTNFQFILRLLNTNVDGKQKVMYALTKIKGVGRRYSNLVCKKADVDLNKRAGELTTEELERIVTIIQNPTQYKIPSWFLNRQRDIVDGKDSQVLANGVDSKLRDDLERLKKIRAHRGLRHYWGLRVRGQHTKTTGRRGRTVGVSKKKGG from the exons ATGTCGCTCGTGTCGGGAGAGAAGACGAATTTCCAATTC ATCTTGCGTCTTCTGAACACCAATGTGGACGGCAAGCAGAAGGTCATGTACGCCTTGACCAAGATCAAGGGTGTCGGTCGCCGATACTCCAACTTGGTCTGCAAGAAGGCTGATGTCGACCTGAACAAGCG CGCCGGTGAGCTCACCACCGAAGAGCTCGAGCGAATCGTCACCATCATCCAGAACCCGACCCAGTACAAGATCCCCAGCTGGTTCCTCAACAGGCAGCGCGAtatcgtcgacggcaaggactCCCAGGTTCTCGCCAACGGTGTCGACTCCAAGCTGCGTGATGATCTCGAGCGCTTGAAGAAGATCCGCGCCCACCGTGGTCTCCGTCACTACTGGGGCCTGCGTGTCCGTGGCCAGCACACCAAGACCaccggccgccgtggccggaCTGTCGGTGTGTCCAAGAAGAAGGGTGGTTAA
- a CDS encoding general alpha-glucoside permease, with translation MASSLPSDDADDAGRLPPPRPWPGHGDLGRDLDRMDDQHSPLLGRHRSRAGGPPGVVDETQATGSLWYMTMLTIGVAGLQIAWSVELSNGSPYLLSLGLSKSLMALVWLAGPLTGTIVVPYVGILSDNCRLPWGRRRPFMVAGSVATVAGLLFLAWVKEIVGGVLALLGADPASRGVEVAVIVAAVAGIYLLDVAINTVQAAIRAFIVDCAPAHQQELANAMASRLTGVGNIVGFVAGYANLPAHLWFFGDTQFKVLCAIACIALTLTIALSASAVHESDPRAGESPATRTPGVVVFFFRIFQSIKRLPPRTKRVCEVQFCAWIGFFPLLFYTSSYIGEIYVQPFLRRDPHMAPAELDALYEEATRMGTFALLINAIVSLSTNLFLPIFIAPTSAHPQVAAGPRSGRLDALKANDGNDVSYLDRLKIPGFTLKRAWLASLFLYAAAMFCAPFVGSVEAATALIGVTGVTWAMALWAPWAIIGTEIRRRDAAERARRLRVRGPHPDSSLDPASSRRVVGPADDGTGASSEVDQAGVILGIHNMAIAVPQILATVGSSAVFKIWQKPRGTPGDRSFATVMALGGACVLGASYFASKINDDGPEESVEEAA, from the coding sequence ATGGCCTCCTCATTGCCGTCCGACGATGCGGATGACGCCGGtaggctgccgccgcctcgtccctgGCCAGGTCATGGTGACCTCGGCCGAGACCTTGACCGGATGGACGACCAACACTcgcccctcctcggccgccatcggtCCCGCGCAGGCGGCCCTCCaggtgtcgtcgacgagacgcaGGCCACCGGGAGCCTCTGGTACATGACGATGCTGaccatcggcgtcgccgggcTGCAGATTGCCTGGTCCGTCGAGCTGTCCAACGGCTCGCCCTACCTGCTGTCTCTCGGCCTCAGCAAGTCGCTCATGGCTCTCGTCTGGCTCGCCGGCCCTCTGACAGGCACCATAGTGGTGCCCTACGTCGGCATCCTGAGCGACAACTGCCGGTTGCCCTGGGGCAGGCGCAGGCCCTTTATGGTGGCCGGgtccgtcgccaccgtcgccggccttttGTTCCTTGCCTGGGTCAAGGAAATCGTCGGAGGCGTCCTGGCCCTCTTGGGCGCCGATCCTGCTTCTCGCGgagtcgaggtcgccgtcatcgtcgccgccgtggccggaATCTACCTCCTGGACGTCGCCATCAACACGGTCCAGGCCGCCATCCGagccttcatcgtcgactGCGCGCCGGCCCACCAGCAGGAGCTCGCCAACGCCATGGCCAGCCGACTCACCGGCGTGGGGAACATCGTGGGCTTCGTTGCCGGATACGCCAACCTCCCTGCCCACCTGTGGTTCTTCGGCGATACCCAGTTCAAGGTTCTCTGTGCCATTGCCTGCATCGCCCTGACCCTGACGATAGCCCTGAGCGCCTCCGCCGTGCACGAAAGCGATCCCCGAGCCGGTGAAAGTcccgcgacgaggacgcctgGCGTTGTCGTCTTTTTCTTCCGAATCTTCCAGTCCATCAAGCGCCTTCCACCCCGAACCAAGCGAGTGTGTGAGGTTCAGTTCTGCGCCTGGATAGGCTTCTTCCCGCTCCTCTTCTACACCTCGTCGTACATTGGCGAGATTTATGTCCAACCCTTTCTGAGGAGAGACCCCCACAtggcgccggccgagctcgacgcgctGTACGAGGAAGCGACGCGGATGGGAACCTTTGCCCTGCTCATCAACGCCATCGTCAGCCTTTCGACCAACCTTTTTCTCCCGATCTTCATCGCACCAACCTCGGCTCATCCGCAGGTCGCAGCCGGCCCCCGAAGCGGGAGGTTGGATGCCCTGAaggccaacgacggcaacgacgtcTCGTACTTGGACCGTTTGAAGATTCCTGGCTTCACCTTGAAGCGAGCTTGGCTTGCCTCTCTTTTCCTCTACGCCGCCGCAATGTTTTGTGCCCCCTTCGTTGGctcggtcgaggcggccacCGCTCTCATCGGCGTGACGGGCGTTACCTGGGCCATGGCACTCTGGGCGCCGTGGGCCATCATCGGTACCGAGATTCGTCGAcgtgacgccgccgagcgagcgAGAAGGCTCCGAGTTCGGGGACCGCACCCAGACTCGAGCCTCGAccccgcctcctcccgccgTGTTGTCGGACCAGCCGATGACGGCACCGGAGCATCGAGCGAGGTGGACCAAGCCGGTGTCATCTTGGGCATTCACAACATGGCGATTGCCGTGCCGCAGATTCTCGCCACGGTGGGGTCGAGCGCCGTCTTCAAGATTTGGCAGAAGCCTCGCGGAACTCCCGGCGACCGCAGCTTCGCCACCGTcatggccctcggcggcgcttGCGTGCTTGGAGCCTCTTACTTTGCGTCTAAAATCAACGATGACGGGCCGGAGGAGAGTGTAGAGGAAGCAGCATGA